Part of the Zingiber officinale cultivar Zhangliang chromosome 8A, Zo_v1.1, whole genome shotgun sequence genome, ACACATGAGGGATGATTGCCCCCtcttgaaaaagaaagaaggaaagaagaaggaggagaagaaaaagagaaaagaaaagggaaagaaggctcacaacctaaaagcaacatgggatgatccatcatcatcggaggaagaagagcaccatgtagtcaattttactctaatgggaattgatgatatagtctccacctcatccgaaagagaagaaggagctcaagtgaagatgaagaggggagctcaagtgaagggggaggtcaaacttcggattcggacttctcggtaagtgaggtacacaatcttcctccccatgttttggttaaaattattaaaagcaCAAATGAggatttgtttaaggcaaaaagaaagaacaaatccttgaaaaatgatatttgcatgcttaaggaaaaattagaatccatgagtattaaggataatgatatgcatgcttcttctacaaattcaaatgattcatgtttagaagaagaaaataaggctttaagggaaaaggtagaataccttaccaatgtccttaaaaattttaaaattggctcaaataccctaaacatgattattgtgagccaaagggcaagtttcaaCAAAAAGGGTTTAGGGTATAAGGAATCCAACAATGAAAAAGTCTATCATTGTTTAATTGCTAGGGGGCAACCTAAGACAAAGACCATGGATAGGAAATGGATTCCTAAGGAGTATTTGGTAAACCCAATTAagaagaacctctattgggtaccaaaatcaatcctcaagggttagaggattttggatCAAGTCAACCATGATAATCTTAATTctaatccttgaaaaatggttaacttgagaccttaagggggaacacttagccttgatagaaattcatgataaaaagggctaagtagaggttacctttatctcacaatgattttcattattttctaaccataaatgtgagatgatagaatgatacaaataattcacatatgcttatggcattttgatgagttatgaaatgtatcaaatttttagtgatcataggccaactatggggaaagcaaatgtttaattaatggacatcttgcccatagatcatagtttgacatttcaaatgttttgaaagtaattctatgttttatttacagtgGATAGCTATTTTGAAGCATATGAATTTAAAACTAGAttttaatttgatacaaacttgagtatTTTTCAAGGTATTTGAGCTTTTataaaaacttcaaaaatatgatgaattttcataaaaacatatttttccttggtaaagaacattataagaaatgtgtgttcaaaatttcatgatttttcgaattttctagaattttctatgcatttctgaagttggctttaCAATGCTGAAAATTGGGttggtttgtgccagtcgactgcgacagatagcagtcgactggtatctgtttTCCAGCACTGTCAAGAGCTGAttttgggtatttttaagtccacaatgataccatagtatgtatatgtgtttggtataatttttgatggtgtcaaagggggagaaatgcgaaggtttaagttagaaacctaactatgtgcaactatgtgcaaaacttgaaaattatggttgagagcatatgttaagggggagcttgggtattatgattcatgtttacatattgcttctaattttcatgttgatatttatgccTTAATgcgaaggtttaagttaaaaacctaactatgtgcaacTATgcgcaaaacttgaaaattatggttgagagcatatgttaagggggagcttgagtATTATGCTTCATATTCAcatattgcttctaattttcatgttgatattcatgcctaacttaaaagtattgccacacatcaaaaagggggagattgttggtacaatcgacctaggtttgatcggtacgatcatggttttgatgtgtgtgtcaaagagttaagttaggttcacccttgtatttgatatgtgtatttaagttgtgcaggattgtaggatacacatgtgactcaggttgacggcttcaggTTCAGTGaatgatggagcatccgagggactgtggacaaggcagcgaggacaagggccgagggaagcgacttcgaggcatacgcgaaggatgacattggggacgagccgcgggcttgaatgcatccgagggacgagagccaaaggaagtgtGCTTGcaggcaagaggttaaagctgcaaaggaagcgtcaaatgagtcgtaagggtgagagtacgagtgcacgagagattgtactcggagcaaaatcctagttttagggttttactgtagcagtactgtagcgttactatagcagtcgactgcatgttttagcagtcgactagtgcagtcgactgcgcagtcgactgggtgcgaacagaatggttctgttcgttcagttagtgtggatcagtcgactgcaagttttagcagtcgactgcaccagtcgactacaagttttagcagtcgactgcatgttttagcagtcgactggtaaatgaccgttggcataTTGTTAGTGAtgcgaagtagccgttggctacctccaacggtaacaccagtcgactgctaaaacatgtagtcgactggtgtagagatgtttaagggaagctttggggcttgaaggagattactcatgcttgttgaataactcctcgtcattgcccaaagcttccaagcctactctcttcctcctaaacctaagttcatcattgtaaagaggaagagatcctttgtgagaggtttgctccaccgagaaggagaaaactctagccggagattgccagggattgatccaccgaaggatcaagggctcgtccacctcaaggacacgccgtggagtaggagcaagcaatctccgaaccacgttacatcgagcttgttagtgatttggtattctttctttattgttttcattagttagttgtatttccgcaTGTGCACTAAttttttgtagagaagaaaagaagttgggggtgacctagctatccaaccccccttctagtcggccaccgatccctaACAACTTCAAGATAACTAACCAACCAACTAGAATATTTCATCTCATAAGGAAAAGTTAAATGTCATCATTTCATCTTGTTGATGGGTATAGCACCCTCTCTACATCTTAAATGAACTAAAACTGTCGGATTTTCTTTATTCATGTGATTTTGGTGGAAGTGTCATTTTCACAAGTAGCCTCATAGTCGCACCTTGAGCTGcatcacaacaacaacaaccacaaAAGCTACTATTAGCATATGAAATTGTGTTAGGGGCAAAGTAGAGTTGATACCACAAGTGACAGTAACTAGCATTTACCATTCAAGAGAATCatgcaaacaaaaatgataaaatcaactcagggtagtgtttgaggaaattcatcaaacacattgcatgcatcaatcaattaatacttgcaatcaagagatcaagaagatgaaactgtcgaagatgaggaaggactTTAGTATTGACTTAGTACCCTGTGATCATTTACCAAGAGATAAATCACTTTagtttaattgtttttttttctacttAAATTTGCATAGGCATCACAAACACTAAGGCACGTTCTATGTTTGCTACTATTCCTTGAAAACACTTGTCACTCTGACAAAAGGAGCATGAAAATAGAGTGAGCACTACAGAAGAACACAAAATTTCAAACAATAAGAAAGCTATAACTTTGCTGAGAAATTAGAAGATCATTTTTTACTTACAGAATGCCAAGTCTTCTAGAGTCGGCAATGAAGAGATGGCCATGAAACAGATCATATCGGCTAAGGTTAACATTTAAACCCACAGAAGGTCCCCTCTCAGCAATAAGTTCGAACAAAAATGCAAAATATGCATTTAACTCCTGATCAAGCTCAAATTGGTCAAGTATGGAAGCACTGGTACTTTCATTTCGGATGAAAGACAAAATTACTTGACATTTGTTACCCAGTTCACAAATCGATAACTATAAGGAGTACTTGGGGAATACTTGACATTTGGTGTTCGGCATTGCAGAGCAAAGAGAGCTCAAAGGCCTTCTGCAGAAGGCCTCTCCGATGCTTGGAAAAGGTCACCTGCCGACTGGCCAGGTTCTCTATCCTCCTCATCTGTGTCTTCCCCCTCACCATGTCAACCGATAAGTCGATAACACACCCAAAGGCAGCACCAAATCCTACCGCAAGCAGCAAAATCAGCGAGCAAGGAGCTCCGATCAATCCTGGCCACGCAAGGATCGACAAGGAGGGATCAGATCGGAAGAAGGAGATGCGGAATCGAGGTTACCAGATATGGGATCGAGAAAGAGTGGAGGAGGACGACTTCTAGCGACCCAGAGACTACTCCAAGACACACAGGcagcctcttctcacccaaagggaggagttggaggagatgtggTGTGGTTGGACGTAGAAGCAAGGGCATCCTGTGtcctaatcgggagaggaaggggcgtcgatcttggaaggggaagagggagatgaggctgagagagatggtcggacggcttgcggcgaggaggaaagtggtggcagCATTgcgacggtatacggtggacgacgcgatataggtttaggtttggagggaagagtgaagtgttgtaaatttcggctaagtattggtgggaaaattatattatattattttatcatagacaccgagttttaaaaaccattgttaaaatcgatatttattaacaaaaaaaaaaggtgctcatagacatcggctaaaaaaaccgatgtctatgagcaaaaatttgcgctcatagacaccggattttgaaaaaatcggtgtaaaatactcaaagacatcaatttttgcttaaaaccgataTTATTttaccgatgtctatgaggatgtGTCTTGTAGTGggtactcaattggatggaaaatatactagattttttttaaatgatactcaattggatgaaaaatatactagatttttttttaaatagtactaaatttaggaggaattatattaaataggaaaaatgtcgtacttaatttaatagaaaatatacttgattctagtttaaaatgctgaatttaataggaattatactaatttttagactatttaaacctaaaaaaatataaaagacaattttaatagaaaatatacttgaatatactagattttctttaaatgatactcaattgaatagaaaatatactagattttctttaaatgataatgatcCGGTGGTGAAAGAGGGGGTCTGGTCGTACAGTGGTCagcgacacgtggaggtcaaagtcaagatggtcaacccAATGGTCTTGTCGATCGGAAAGTCCACCTGGCCGATCGGCCGGAATATCGCCCAGGCAGACACAACGACAACTCGACTGCAggtcgagtttccgacgctcatgagccGATCAGCCGAGCGGCTTGTCTGCTCGGCTGAGCTACAGATCAACTAAGACTGCAGACCAGTCTGAGTATGTGATCGAGCAGCCTTCTCACTCGGTCCGGTACGCTTACACCACCGGAGGCCAGGatggccgagcggccctcccgcCGGCCTAGTAACCGACAGAAGATTCAtaagaggacaaaaggggcagtAGGTAATATCCTTCTCGAGACGTGTGTCGTCGACAGACAGCATGGCCGGCAGCCAAACCGGACAGAGAATCATACGAGAGAAGTTTCCAttatcatgtcagagatatgctcagacGGTTGCGGTATGGGATCCAATATAAGGAGCGTGCATGCCTCTAGAAGCGTGTACGCGCCTTCCAGGGATCCAATATAAGGACTCCTAGACTTCGACAGAGGTATGCGAGAttcttcactgtagctacagtctcgttactctgcttctacttcatctcgccgtttcctgacttgagcgtcggagggtcgtcgccggaaaccccttcccggcttggCTTTGTTGCAAGTTCGCTAGAGGTCCCCGTCATCGGGAGGTCATCCAAAGACAGCACagagcgtcacgtccccagcgtccgtcgactcgactctcggacaggatcatatacttaattggatagaaaatatactagattttttttttacattgtgctgaatttaggagaaattatattaaaacaggaaaaaaatatgctcaatttaatagaaaatatactcgattctaatgtaaagtgttgaatttaagaggaattatacttatttttggaccttttgtacttaaaaaatcttaggggcaattaggtcacaatatttgtatgagagagttgaagcaaataaaactttacatacaaggagtggaaacaaaattttttagGAGAGAAGATTGTATGCAAAATTCAAATTATGATTAGGGATATTTCTCTATTTTACCGATAAAATATTAAACAGCTGATAAAATATCAATATctgatataaaataaaataaataacttgCTCGTCACAATTGCAGTTGGGTTTAGCTGAAATCTTCACCTAAAAGGCAAAGTCTAATATAATATTGAAAGAGTGAGGAACCTTCATAATAGCGAGAACACTTCTCCTCAATCAGTCTCTATCCGATAAATAAatgtataataattttatttactaTAAAATATGTTTTTCTGGAAGAAAAATAATTGAGGTAGTCGGTGGGCGAAGACCGCCAAAAAATTTTGATGGTAGGTGgttcatattattttttttggaaaatttcacTTTTGCCCTTAAAGCTTACATAATTACAACCTTTCCAATACCGTTTTGTCCCCATGATACAACTATTATAATGGCTTTTTACctgatattaaaaaaatatcagatccaacatatataatataaaaaatattaaatttaatacggatatgatatgaaaaaaatatCAAACTCAATGATGATttaatatgaaaatatataagAACATTTTTAATCCTGAAAAAAGGGGATGTATTAGAAAATGATGAAGAAAAGAAGATTTAGGAAGTTAGTGGGAGTGATAAGAAgggaataatattatttttttatatatttttttgatagcTTTAAAACTAaagtatagtttttttttaataaataaagaaaGGTGGTCGTATGTTTTAGTCAAAAGCCGATgcaactaagtaaaaaaaaaatatgatagagCAAAGCGCAAAAGACTCCAAACTTTGGGGGGAAAAGGCAAAATGCTCGAGCGTTTTATATTTATCCTCGATTCCTTTATAAAATGCCTTGTCAGCTTGCTCCTTCGACCGAAGCAGAGAAATAAAACAAACCTAATTCTATCCTTAAACGAAACGCCTGAAGCAATCATTCATGGAGAAGTGGTCTCTTCTCGGGTCAACTGCGCTGGTCACTGGCGGCACGAAAGGAATCGGGTACCGATATTTGCTCTCTTGCTTCTCATGTATTTTCGATGCATCATCGCCGTCATGCTTTGTTCTCACCGTTAATTACCGCAGGCGCGGAATCGTGGAAGAATTAGGGCAACTCGGAGCCGTCGTCCACACCTGCTCCCGCACCCAATCCGACCTCGACAAGTCCCTCCAGCAATGGCACGCTGCCGGCTTAAAGGTCTCCGGATCCGTCTGCGACGTCTCCTCGCCGGCCAACAGGGCGAAGCTGATCGAGGAAGTCAAATCCGCCTTCGACGGAAAGCTCAATATTCTTGTGAGCGATTGGATCTGAAATTTGAGTCCTCTTCTTCTTGACTCACGAAagctgaaattaaattttgtctTTAGGTTTGTAATGCCGGAACAGGAGTGGTGAAGCCGGCGGTGGAGCAGACTGCGGAGGACTACAAGTTCGTGATGAACGTTAACTTGGAATCCGGCTTCTACCTCTGCCAGCTCGCGCACCCGCTTCTGAAGGCGTCGGGAAACGGCAGCATCGTCTTCATCTCTTCCGTCGTCGGATTCATGGCCATCGACGGCTTGTCCGTGTACGGCGCTACCAAAGGAGCGATTAATCAGCTCACCAGGAGCCTCGCCTGCGAGTGGCCGCGAGATAACATCCGCACCAACTGCGTCGCCCCTGGAACCATCAAAACCCCCATGATCGAACACGTAACTTGAAAAGCCTTAACTCGAGCAGCTTTTGAGTTCTTGAGGCTTCTTGACAGCagaaattaaaaatgatttttgttgttgttgttgttgttgttgttgttgttggattGAGGCAGCTGCTGCAGGATGAGACGTTCGTGGCGATGGAGACACGTCGCATTCCGGCAGGGCGGATCGGGGAGCCAGAGGATGTGGCGCCGCTGGTAGCGTTCCTCTGCATGCCCGGCGCGCGCTACATCAATGGGCAAGTCATCTGTGCGGATGGAGGACGAACTGTGAACGGCAACTTTTGATCATCTAAAGGTGTGAGATTTCGGGTTTGATGCTAATAAAAGTGTTGTAGAATGTTTGCACTAAGAGAGTAGTATATTTGTACCAAAATAATGTAATAAACTTGTAAATAAAAGAGTAAGGTCGAGAAATTGTTATTTttggttgaagcgtcggcgtgccgactatttttagagaatttattgccgcccacggtgcagagactTTCTGGCAAAATTCtctcaagatccgacaaccactcgcgtcgtccgtaggtgcactccaagacaaaCGTTGCACTCGGATTAGAGAATGAAAAAGACTGCTTAATTGCGCAAGACAGAACCAATGCTACTGCTTTCGCTGGCGAAAAcactggcaaaaacaaaccaggtCGCCTGTGAgcgtgaggcccacgagctggggatttgcacctcCCCTGCGCGGGATGATCGCATGCGTCGCACCCAGTTTATGGATTTTCGGCTCGAACCCTCGAAACCACCTGATTTAGgctcggcccgcgcatgcgtgtaggtccccttaactttgctaagcaaggatggaagagctccatatataaggtcttccaaccttcttagcttagcaatgtggaactaaatgcatacacatataCATTACCATAAGAACAAAAATCAAggaaaatagtttgaattaaaaacaCAAAACTCAACAGTCCCctactaattcaaattattttggttgaaaataaagacttgtcctgaggcttggttgcaatgagcttttagtgaaaataccttccggtttgaattttcacctaagtataccaatcttattcacataggtttgaagtgaactcagtcttgaacttaaaccttttatatgtgaaaatcaattggtaacaactcattacaggcgacggttgaatccttctgggttggtgcattacgaccatgccaccgaatcctgtttcataagtgctaaggagagttgcctagaccccccacactgcggcctcacagttacacttatataggtgagttctccaaggatatactgcgagcatcctgtcattaagaccttgaactcattaagagctcctaagctcatccttactagcagtcaagcatctatccagggaagagactgtgagattacatctcaatcaatttgatgcttatgGTTCACCCTTATAaattgtttataccacattgaacctacttcttggaatctccaatcagataggttgggttgctgtTATAGATGAAACCAAGATAGGCCTCAgtctcattcccttactggatctcttgattttctcagtatcaagtcctttagtgagtggatcagcaatattgtcctttgaacttacaaagtccaatgacgtCACTTcaagagacactaactcacgaatagactttaatcttattcgtacatgtctcttctgtttctggttatacttggagcttctaatatgagctattgttgtttgattatcacagtgtactgaaatagaaggtattggctctatcatcaagggaatttcagaaagaagacccttaagccaatcaactttagttactgtggtatccaaagcacacaattctgtcTCAAATGTAGAAcaggttataatcgtctgtttaacagacctccaagcaactgcaccgcctccaagtgtaaagacataactagTAACGtttttacactcagcagtgtcagctatccaactaacATCattatatccctccaggactacatggaatctcccataccacaatcccaaggatatagtgccttttagGTATTTAAGTATtttgtctaatgcatcccaatgcgttctgtccggacagctgatAAACCTactcaatttcgttatagcaaaagaaatatcaggtctagaacaatttgctaaatacattagactacctattatttgtgagtatcttaattgagacactgctatactatttttattattgtcgagagtttttgaaggatcatagggtgtgacgacagatttaacttggttatagctatatttctctaatactctctcaacatagagtgactgagaaattgctattccatcagttgaatgAGTCAACTTCAGtcctaaaatcatgtcagcacaacccatatccttcatatcaaacttaccacttaagagggccttagtctcattaataatagaaacgttagaaccaaaaagtagaatatcatctacatataaacataagttaatacaattatcacctttcattttagcatacacacatttatcagagtcatttatttcaaagccaaacgatagtatagctctatcaaatttttcgtgtcacTGCTTTgaggcttgcttcaaaccataaaaaaaatttgactaacctacagactttattctcatttccagaaactacatgtccctcaggctgatccatatatatttcttcttcaagatctccattaaggaatgtcgttttgacatccatttgatggaccttaagatgatatatggatgtcaatactattaacactcggattgtagtaattctggtaacaggagaataagtgtcaaaatagtcaatcccttctttctgtttgaatcccttagcaactaggcgggttttgaatttatctactgacccatcaggttttagttttctcttaaacacccatttacatcctatagtggtacacccaggaggtaaatctaccaactcccaagtgacattagagataatagagtctatttcacttttaatggcctctttccagtgcttagcttcaggagaagccataacaTCTCTATATAttacagggtcaccttctatattataggtgataaaatcTTGGCCTAAATctgtagacacacgttgcctcttgcttcttctcggTTCTATATACTCAAtaaattcatctagtctagagtgacttgaggaaggtgtacctactatggataatgggacctctacgGCAGCAGGcatatctctagtaggaataccagatatagactgaggtgttctcgtcttcataggaaatatatcctcaaaaaatgtagcatcgcaaagttctacaatagtatttgcatctattctagaaatttctgatttaataatcagaaacctatatgcaatactattttaagcataacccaagaagataccatctacgatctttggaccaagtttttttccttctgtgttcaggtactagtacctttgcaaggcacccccacactttaaggtatttcaaacttgtcctccggcctttccaaagctcatatgggctttTATCCCTTCACCTCATGGGGATTGtatttaacacatgacatgcagtgtatagagcctccccccacatgaagttgggtaacccagaactgcctaacatggaattaatcatatcttcaaggttcaattttttcgttctgctataccgttggattgaggactatatggagcagttacctcgtgaattataACAATGTTCagactacttgcagatgaagcacttgcccttcgacttcttctttccaactttctgtcctgtaccttgaggtttattcaccttctttattGAAAAgatctgtttcttcttcttcttgtcttttgacttagaaatagaaccattttcagcatattgaatctgagaactgtgacgaaatattccttctgctgcttgtagttctgtcagaagttccgccaacatatactctcttttgttcatgttatagttcaggcggaactgctcaaaacttttggatagcgtttggagaattatatcgacctggggttccccatcgatttttcctctaaggacttgtatttcattcagataagccatcattttgaggatatgatcccttacgagtgtcccctcagacatggtggctgtcattagctttctcatttcctcttgcctagcagtccgactctggtgcccaaagagttctttgagattattcattatatcataagctgttggtaaatcttgatgctgatgttgcaatacatttgacattgatgccaaaatgtaacaccgcgccatctcatcagcttttacccatttcttataatactcaatctcctctggggtagagtcaccgtcagatgcatcagggcaagcctcagtcagtacaaacttataactttcagcagtaagaataatgtccaggtttcttttccaatcaatatagtttggaccagtaagtttgttctctttcagtataatggccagtgggttgaaagtcatcctaagaatcacaaaaataaactttggtcaagactctaaatttagaataatattgattcctcaaacaatactattttaaattaaccaacacctcaaatcaccgtgaatattgcatgccacgttagtgtggacgtatacaaattcaacatttgtaagaggagggtgtgacccactaattttattatcttgtcatcctaactttatgacaaataaaattaatagttggtttcactttggtcacacaatacaatagcagtgactccgttggggaggatactattgaatgcgtctaagtgtataccattacttgatactaagtccattaaataggattgtgccccttcagttggagaagatcacacgctcctaaataatttcctataaccatccattaaggagatttgatctagtgatccgcaacaaacacatcggttgtggagggaggcactcagagccaacacgcaagcttgttgcatcacttacaaaccagtaatggagatcatgaGATTTATAAaagtccctctcccacttagttatttaaaatgaggaattttaaactatcctagcatacatcacatgcatacatacacatcacagtaaataaaagcaataaatatgaaaattattttccaactattatggtctttttctgttactgtactccatgtgctccaaccctagccgctgccatctttagccaccgccatcgggtcgagtcgtcgcatccatcttgcttcttattccgctgcgcctctggtgatacaaaagtaccacgccttgcaagaatccgatccgcgacaaaaatagaattttacatatatcgatcgtATATTCCACGAgtgaatgtacatgtattctagatcgaacaaaaaataaaattctaaaaataatacagctccttctatatttgatacatacaatcatgcacacaaataatgcccttgacatatccaagggtccaatcacacacaatatctaaatgtcattatagttggagcctgcaaccaaagagttagcacatcctactattatcctacctaaattatgtatgacatgtgcataacctatttgaattctaaacacacaa contains:
- the LOC122007800 gene encoding tropinone reductase homolog At5g06060-like; this translates as MEKWSLLGSTALVTGGTKGIGRGIVEELGQLGAVVHTCSRTQSDLDKSLQQWHAAGLKVSGSVCDVSSPANRAKLIEEVKSAFDGKLNILVCNAGTGVVKPAVEQTAEDYKFVMNVNLESGFYLCQLAHPLLKASGNGSIVFISSVVGFMAIDGLSVYGATKGAINQLTRSLACEWPRDNIRTNCVAPGTIKTPMIEHLLQDETFVAMETRRIPAGRIGEPEDVAPLVAFLCMPGARYINGQVICADGGRTVNGNF